The following coding sequences lie in one Zingiber officinale cultivar Zhangliang chromosome 2B, Zo_v1.1, whole genome shotgun sequence genomic window:
- the LOC122046389 gene encoding uncharacterized WD repeat-containing protein C3H5.08c-like, which yields MSPRDQISIRDFELHDGREDIFFDSFDFLETSLDSEPSTSYLDEKISKEFWATELSAVHERCQKFLRETGFDKLFSTETGCPEEPKVGTNVSLQQMEIPVDSGEDHSISMKTEGTETTMLAELGSNRACMPGGVHTDKAVKGNTNRRKRWWASLSTKKKVSFHDSTEITGFRMVQEIAAHKGLIRTMKLSPCGMYLATGGEDSVVRVWRVRELDDLNVEGVPLHEYFGHTSDILDLSWSRSNYLLSTSKDKTVRMWKTGCKSCVKVFYHNDYVTCIQFHPLDDAYFITGSVDRKVRIWSVDENIVVDWVDTRNIITAISYQADGKGFAVGTLSGNCLFYVCSGTSATSTNLSSPAMADLELDRQLYVWGKSKSPGKQITGLQFCPGDSDRIMITSLDSKVRIFDGSKIVQKFGGTWKSRKNHATASFTADGRHIVSVGEKSNICIREYCSSMGIRFKKATKAEHFFSEGVTVAVPWVTASHESNTPSNSIPLAKCRNQSLFSLGSCLRSSAAGAASASATWPEEKLAAVTEHCLAVATGGCDGMIRLFSYRRLPQIV from the exons ATGTCGCCTCGTGATCAAATTTCCATTAGAGATTTCGAGCTTCATGATGGCAGAGAAGACATCTTCTTCGACTCATTCGACTTCCTCGAGACTTCTTTGGACTCTGAACCATCCACATCTTACCTGGACGAGAAGATTTCTAAGGAATTTTGGGCAACAGAATTGTCGGCTGTTCATGAAAGATGTCAGAAATTCTTACGCGAAACAGGCTTCGACAAACTATTCTCGACGGAAACAGGATGCCCCGAAGAACCAAAAGTAGGAACGAATGTTTCACTGCAGCAAATGGAGATCCCTGTCGACAGTGGAGAGGATCATTCCATTTCTATGAAGACTGAAGGAACAGAAACGACGATGCTGGCTGAACTTGGCTCAAATAGGGCATGCATGCCTGGTGGCGTGCACACTGATAAAGCTGTGAAAGGAAACACAAACCGAAGAAAAAGATGGTGGGCGAGCTTGTCGACAAAGAAGAAAGTAAGCTTCCATGATAGCACAGAGATCACAGGATTTCGCATGGTACAGGAAATTGCTGCACACAAAGGTCTGATCAGGACCATGAAGTTGAGCCCCTGTGGGATGTATCTGGCCACTGGTGGTGAAGACTCTGTTGTTCGGGTATGGCGGGTCAGAGAACTCGATGATCTTAACGTTGAGGGAGTTCCACTGCATGAATATTTTGGGCATACCAGCGACATCTTGGACCTGTCATGGTCTAGGTCTAAT TATCTTCTTTCAACATCCAAGGACAAAACTGTTCGAATGTGGAAAACTGGCTGCAAGAGCTGCGTTAAAGTGTTCTACCACAACGATTATG TGACCTGCATTCAGTTCCATCCTCTGGACGATGCGTACTTCATCACTGGCTCAGTGGATAGAAAAGTGCGCATATGGAGCGTCGACGAGAATATAGTGGTTGATTGGGTTGACACAAGGAACATTATAACAGCCATATCTTACCAAGCTGATggaaag GGTTTTGCTGTTGGAACTCTTTCTGGAAACTGCCTCTTCTATGTCTGTTCAGGTACTTCAGCCACCAGCACTAATCTTTCATCACCAGCCATGGCCGATCTGGAGTTGGACAGACAACTCTATGTGTGGGGTAAAAGCAAGTCGCCTGGCAAACAAATAACTGGTTTGCAG TTCTGCCCTGGAGACTCTGACAGGATCATGATCACATCACTCGACTCTAAAGTTCGTATTTTTGATGGATCTAAAATTGTACAGAAATTTGGAG GAACCTggaaatctagaaagaaccatgCAACCGCATCCTTCACGGCTGATGGCCGGCACATCGTTTCAGTCGGCGAGAAATCGAACATCTGCATCAGGGAATACTGCAGTAGCATGGGCATTCGGTTCAAAAAGGCCACCAAGGCCGAGCATTTCTTTTCTGAAGGTGTGACAGTGGCTGTTCCATGGGTTACTGCTTCGCACGAGAGCAACACGCCTTCTAATTCCATTCCACTCGCTAAATGCCGGAACCAAAGTTTGTTTTCTCTCGGATCCTGTTTACGTTCCAGTGCTGCCGGCGCTGCGAGTGCTTCGGCGACATGGCCGGAGGAGAAACTCGCTGCAGTCACTGAACACTGTCTGGCCGTTGCTACCGGAGGCTGCGATGGAATGATCAGATTGTTCAGCTACCGCAGATTGCCGCAGATTGTTTAG